ATTTTAAAAATTTTGAGTTTTATTTACAAAAAGTTTCTGAAGAAGACAATATTCCAAAATACGTAAAATTAATCTATGGTTCAGAAAAGGGGGGTGATATTAAAATATTACTCTCTGAACCTAAGAGAGTTCCCAATGAAGATGATAAAGTAATTATTTTTGCTAATGTTCATAATAATGCAGGTTTTTTATATAATTATCAAACAAAATTAGCAAGAAATAAAAATTTTAGAAAAGCAATTTCATTAGCACTTGATAGAAATAAAATAGCAGAAGCATCTGCCTTTAAAGAATTGCAAGCTGAAGATCAAATGCTACCAAATAGCAGTTGGCAACAAGAATATCGCAGTGAAATTAAAATTCAAACACAAAATGTAAAAGAAGCAAAACGCTTATTAAATTTAGTACCGCATCATTTATGGAAAAATAAAGTATTTCAAGTGCCAACTTATTGGGGATATAGCGATAATGTAAATACCCTTCCTTATGTTATAGAAATAAAAAAGCAATTAAAAGAAATTGGAATTGAAACTAATTTCCTAGATACTGACAATGCATATGATAAATTTACAGAAGGAGATACCAACGTTCTTTATTTCACGGGGTTTGGATTTTCATACAAAGATCCAAACAGAAATTTTGGACACTTTCGAAAAGGCTCCTATTTTACTTATGAAAGCCCAAATGATCCAAAATTTGAAGAGCTATATCAATTATCTACAAAATATGTTAAAGAAACAACAAAATATACAAAACTTTTAAGTCAATATTTTACTGAAAATAATGTAATGACAATTATTTTTAATCAAAGAATGTCTCTTTCCTTTAATTCTAAAAAAATTATTAGCTTAGGGAATCAATATAATGGAATACGTCTAGCTATTTGGGAAATAAAATTAAAAGAAGATTAATTTATATTTAATAAATTAAACGAATATAAAAGGAATATCTAAATGAATTTAAATTTTATAAAAAATCGAAAACTTCTCATTGGACCAATTATAGGAATAGGTGCTTTTTTAACGTATATTTATATAAACCCAAATATAAATAATTTAAAAGCAAATGAATATCCAGACTCTTATTCAGATAATGCCACTTTAACTATAAATATGGCTGAAATTCCACAAGTTCCATGGAATACAGAAAAAGCTGCTGTCCATGTAGCTGAAACCTTTACAGCAGCTGTCCATGGAAGCCTCGCTCCCATTCATGGTCACGGATCTAATGACAACTCAAACCAAAATACTCTGCTTGAAAATTTTTCTTGTATAGAAGAATTAACATGTCAAGCAAAATTAAAAAAAGGAATTTATTTTCACAACAATCGTGAAGTAAATGCTTATGACATTGAATTTTCTTTAACAAAACAATTGATCGCTCAAAAAGGCGCAAATTATGCGGAAGCTATTTTGGATGATATTGTTGGTATAAATAATGTTAACAGAGAAAATATAAAAATAGTAAAAGAAGGAAATAATGAATATCCATCTGGAGCTGTTGAAGGAATTGTTGTTAAAAATAAATATTTAATTGAATTTAA
The genomic region above belongs to Silvanigrella paludirubra and contains:
- a CDS encoding ABC transporter substrate-binding protein translates to MKLNHVLKKTRAKYGSTFAFLILNFINTNSAQAESSYVSPPEKETLIINISDSPKIPWDTIKAGVHTAETFSAAVHGSITPMFELGSKNISNERVLLDKYSCEQFICNATLKKGIIFQNNREVNAYDLEFSLIRQLLSKDGSNFAKSILDDIVGIDNIDKENIKYITYNKLSYPINVLEGIKVIDNYNIQFKLKRENKVFFKRISDGRLPIVPIEELENDFLKWKKYPVGFGPYKVTGADFKNFEFYLQKVSEEDNIPKYVKLIYGSEKGGDIKILLSEPKRVPNEDDKVIIFANVHNNAGFLYNYQTKLARNKNFRKAISLALDRNKIAEASAFKELQAEDQMLPNSSWQQEYRSEIKIQTQNVKEAKRLLNLVPHHLWKNKVFQVPTYWGYSDNVNTLPYVIEIKKQLKEIGIETNFLDTDNAYDKFTEGDTNVLYFTGFGFSYKDPNRNFGHFRKGSYFTYESPNDPKFEELYQLSTKYVKETTKYTKLLSQYFTENNVMTIIFNQRMSLSFNSKKIISLGNQYNGIRLAIWEIKLKED